In Strigops habroptila isolate Jane chromosome 2, bStrHab1.2.pri, whole genome shotgun sequence, one genomic interval encodes:
- the BCL9 gene encoding B-cell CLL/lymphoma 9 protein isoform X1, translated as MNQWCDLSRFVSFSFSCSVPSSPKSKQEVMVRPPTVMSPSGNPQLDSKFSNQGKQGGSTSQSQPSPCDPKSGGHPPKVLPGPGGSMGLKNGAGNGAKGKGKRERSISADSFEQREAGTPNDDPEIKDCNSADHVKSQESQHTPHSMTPSNASAPRSSTPSHGLTATLEPASGQKTPSKVVYVFSTEMANKAAEAVLKGQVETIVSFHIQNISNSKAERNTVPLNPQITALRTDPKPLPQPQPPAAQDQNPPQNTKMQPTPPVSAPVSKSTGPPCPIDQDSPSVESKVMSVGSPANSTPLQTEGFGQSSTPNNRAVSPVSQGSNSSTADPKGPPQQVSGGDPSSLGENPDGLSQEQLEHRERSLQTLRDIQRMLFPDEKEFAGGQSGGPPPNAGVLDGPQKKPEGPIQAMMAQSQSLGKGSGSRTDGGAPFGPQGHRDMPFSPDEMGPPPMNSQSGPIGPDHLDHMTPEQVAWLKLQQEFYEEKRRKQEQVVVQQCSLQDMMVHQHGPRGVVRGPPPPYQMTPGEGWGPGGPEPFPEGMNMSHSLPPRGMAPHPNVPGSQMRLPGFAGMMNPDMEGPSVPNPASRPGLSGVSWPDDVPKIPDGRNFPPGQGVFSGPGRGERFPNPQGLPEELYQQQLAEKQMGLPPGLNMEGIRPGMEINRMIPSQRHMEPGNNPIFPRMPVEGPMSPSRGDFPKGIPPQMASGRELEFGMGPGSMKGDMGMNVSMGSNPPLVPQKLREAGVGPEEMMKLRPGVPEMLSSQQKMVPLPFGEHPQQEYGMGPRPFLPMSQGPGVGLRNLREQIGPDQRTNNRLSHMPPLPLNPTSNPNSLNTAPPAQRSLGRKPLDISAAGQVHSPGINPLKSPTMRQVQSPMMGSPSGNLKSPQTPSQLAGMLAGPTAAAAAASIKSPPVLGSAAASPVHLKSPSLPAPSPGWTSSPKPPLQSPGIPPNHKASLTMSSPAMLGNVESGGPPPSTVSQSAPVTLPGNLPSSSPYTMPPEPTLSQNPLSIMMSRMSKFAMPSSTPLYHDAIKTVASSDDDSPPARSPNLPPMNSVPGMGINSQNPRISGPNPVGPMPTLSPMGMTQPLSHNNQMPSPNAMGPNIPPHGVPVGPGLMSHNPMMGHGSQESPMVPQGRLGFPQGFPPVQSPPQQVPFPHNGPSGGQGNFPAGMGFHGEGPLGRPTNLPQSSTDPALCKTGGPGGPDSFTVLGNNMPSVFTDPELQEVIRPGATGIPEFDLSRIIPSEKPSQTLQYFPRGEVPGRKQPQGPGPGFSHMQGMIGEQTPRMGLTLPGMGGPGPVGTPDIPLGTAPSMPGHNPMRPPAFLQQGMMGPHHRMMSPAQTAMPGQPALMSNPVAAVGMIPGKDRAPAGLYSHPGPVGSPGMMMSMQGMMGPQQNIMIPPQMRPRGMAADVGMGGFSQGPGNPGNMMF; from the exons ATGAATCAATGGTGTGATTTGTCAcgatttgtttccttttccttctcttgctctGTCCCCAGTAGCCCCAAATCAAAGCAGGAGGTGATGGTCCGTCCCCCTACAGTGATGTCCCCGTCTGGCAACCCCCAGCTGGATTCCAAATTTTCCAACCAGGGCAAACAAGGGGGCTCAACCAGCCAATCCCAGCCCTCTCCCTGTGACCCCAAAAGTGGAGGTCACCCCCCCAAAGTGCTCCCTGGCCCAGGAGGGAGCATGGGGCTGAAGAATGGGGCTGGAAATGGTGccaaggggaaggggaagagagagaggagcaTTTCAGCAGACTCCTTTGAACAGAGAGAAGCCGGGACTCCCAATGACGACCCTGAAATCAAAG acTGCAATTCTGCTGATCATGTGAAATCCCAGGAGTCTCAGCACACACCACACTCCATGACACCTTCAAACGCTTCAGCCCCAAGGTCTTCCACACCTTCCCATGGCCTGACTGCCACTTTGGAGCCAGCAAGTGGGCAGAAGACTCCGTCTAAAGTGGTTTATGTCTTTTCTACTGAGATGGCCAACAA GGCTGCAGAAGCTGTGCTGAAGGGACAGGTGGAAACCATTGTGTCCTTTCATATCCAGAACATCTCAAACAGCAAGGCGGAACGAAACACTGTACCCTTG AACCCCCAGATCACTGCACTTCGGACTGACCCCAAGCCCCTGCCGCAGcctcagcctcctgctgcccaggaCCAGAACCCTCCCCAGAACACCAAAATGCAGCCGACTCCACCCGTGTCAGCGCCAGTATCCAAATCCACTGGCCCCCCGTGCCCCATAGATCAGGACAGTCCCAGCGTGGAAAGCAAAGTGATGTCTGTGGGCAGCCCTGCCAACTCTACCCCGTTGCAGACAGAAGGATTTGGGCAGAGTTCGACCCCCAATAATCGAGCGGTTAGCCCGGTTTCCCAAGGTAGCAATAGCTCCACTGCAGACCCCAAAGGTCCTCCCCAGCAGGTGTCTGGTGGGGACCCATCCAGTTTGGGTGAGAATCCAGATGGACTGtcccaggagcagctggagcatcGAGAGCGCTCGTTGCAGACCCTGAGAGACATACAGCGCATGCTCTTCCCTGATGAGAAGGAGTTTGCGGGAGGGCAAAGTGGGGGGCCACCTCCGAATGCTGGGGTGCTGGATGGTCCCCAAAAGAAACCTGAAGGGCCGATACAGGCCATGATGGCTCAATCCCAAAGTTTAGGCAAAGGGTCAGGGTCTCGGACAGACGGAGGGGCTCCGTTTGGCCCTCAAGGACACAGGGACATGCCTTTTTCCCCAGATGAAATGGGGCCACCACCAATGAACTCCCAGTCAGGACCTATAGGGCCGGACCACCTGGACCACATGACTCCTGAGCAAGTGGCCTGGctcaagctgcagcaggagttCTAcgaggagaagagaaggaagcaggagcaggTGGTCGTGCAGCAGTGTTCCCTGCAGGACATGATGGTCCATCAGCACGGGCCACGTGGAGTGGTCCGAGGCCCTCCTCCTCCCTACCAGATGACccctggggagggctggggacCTGGGGGTCCAGAGCCCTTTCCTGAAGGCATGAACATGTCGCACTCTCTGCCCCCCAGGGGCATGGCCCCGCATCCCAACGTGCCTGGGAGCCAGATGCGCCTGCCTGGTTTTGCAGGAATGATGAACCCTGACATGGAGGGCCCCAGTGTCCCGAATCCTGCCTCGCGGCCGGGGCTTTCGGGAGTTAGTTGGCCAGATGACGTGCCAAAAATCCCAGATGGCCGAAACTTCCCTCCTGGCCAGGGTGTCTTCAGCGGCCCTGGCCGAGGGGAGCGGTTCCCCAATCCACAAGGTCTGCCCGAAGAGCTCTATCAGCAGCAGCTGGCCGAGAAGCAGATGGGCCTCCCTCCTGGCCTCAACATGGAAGGTATCAGGCCCGGCATGGAGATAAACAGAATGATTCCCTCCCAGAGACACATGGAGCCTGGGAACAACCCCATCTTCCCTCGCATGCCGGTGGAAGGGCCGATGAGCCCCTCCAGGGGCGACTTCCCAAAAGGAATACCCCCGCAAATGGCCTCTGGCAGGGAGCTCGAGTTTGGGATGGGCCCTGGCAGCATGAAGGGGGACATGGGCATGAATGTCAGCATGGGCTCCAATCCACCCCTGGTCCCTCAGAAGCTGAGGGAGGCAGGAGTCGGGCCGGAAGAGATGATGAAGCTGCGCCCCGGCGTCCCGGAGATGCTCTCCTCTCAGCAGAAAATGGTGCCGCTGCCGTTCGGAGAGCACCCGCAGCAGGAGTATGGCATGGGTCCCCGGCCTTTCCTCCCCATGTCTCAGGGCCCAGGAGTCGGTCTCCGAAATCTCAGAGAACAGATCGGGCCTGACCAAAGGACTAACAACCGGCTCAGCCACATGCCGCCACTACCTCTCAATCCCACCAGTAACCCTAATAGCCTCAACACTGCTCCCCCTGCGCAGCGCAGCCTCGGCCGCAAGCCCTTGGATATCTCTGCAGCCGGTCAGGTGCATTCGCCAGGAATCAACCCCCTCAAGTCCCCCACGATGCGCCAGGTCCAGTCTCCCATGATGGGGTCTCCCTCCGGGAACCTCAAGTCCCCTCAGACGCCCTCCCAGCTGGCAGGAATGCTCGCGGGCCCCACTGCCGCAGCTGCCGCTGCCTCCATTAAGTCCCCCCCTGTCTTGgggtctgctgctgcttctcctgtcCACCTCAAGTCTCCGTCTCTCCCTGCACCTTCTCCCGGATGGACTTCATCTCCAAAGCCTCCTTTGCAGAGCCCTGGGATTCCCCCGAACCACAAGGCGTCTCTCACGATGTCCTCTCCAGCCATGCTGGGGAACGTGGAATCGG GTGGCCCACCTCCTTCCACGGTCAGCCAGTCTGCTCCTGTGACTCTCCCTGGAAACCTTCCCTCTAGCAGTCCTTACACAATGCCTCCAGAGCCGACCCTCTCCCAGAATCCCCTCTCCATTATGATGTCCAGGATGTCCAAATTTGCCATGCCCAGCTCTACTCCACTTTATCATGATGCCATCAAAACTGTGGCCAGCTCGGATGATGACTCCCCTCCAGCACGCTCCCCAAATTTGCCACCTATGAACAGCGTACCAG GAATGGGCATTAATTCTCAGAATCCTCGAATTTCAGGTCCAAACCCAGTGGGTCCAATGCCAACCCTTAGCCCAATGGGAATGACCCAGCCTCTTTCCCATAACAACCAGATGCCCTCTCCAAATGCTATGGGACCCAATATACCTCCTCATGGGGTCCCCGTGGGACCCGGCCTGATGTCACACAACCCGATGATGGGGCACGGTTCCCAGGAGTCTCCAATGGTACCTCAAGGACGCCTGGGCTTCCCACAGGGGTTCCCTCCCGTACAGTCCCCTCCACAGCAGGTGCCATTTCCACACAACGGGCCCAGCGGTGGACAAGGCAACTTCCCAGCGGGAATGGGCTTCCACGGAGAAGGACCTCTGGGGCGTCCTACCAACCTGCCCCAAAGTTCCACAGATCCAGCACTTTGCAAGACTGGAGGCCCTGGCGGTCCAGACTCCTTCACGGTTCTTGGAAACAATATGCCTTCGGTTTTCACCGatccagagctgcaggaggtgaTCCGTCCGGGAGCCACGGGAATACCTGAGTTTGACCTGTCCAGGATTATCCCGTCGGAGAAGCCCAGCCAGACACTACAGTATTTCCCTCGTGGGGAGGTGCCAGGCCGCAAGCAGCCGCAGGGTCCTGGGCCTGGCTTCTCCCACATGCAGGGGATGATAGGAGAGCAGACCCCGAGGATGGGACTAACGTTGCCCGGCATGGGGGGCCCCGGGCCAGTGGGAACTCCGGATATCCCTCTTGGGACGGCTCCATCCATGCCAGGTCACAACCCGATGAGGCCgcctgccttcctgcagcagggcatGATGGGGCCGCACCACCGCATGATGTCACCAGCACAGACGGCGATGCCCGGGCAGCCCGCGCTCATGAGCAACCCCGTGGCCGCCGTGGGCATGATCCCAGGCAAGGACCGAGCCCCCGCGGGGCTGTACAGCCACCCGGGGCCCGTCGGGTCACCCGGCATGATGATGTCAATGCAGGGCATGATGGGACCCCAACAAAACATCATGATTCCCCCCCAGATGAGGCCCCGAGGGATGGCTGCTGACGTTGGCATGGGAGGATTTAGCCAAGGCCCTGGAAACCCAGGGAACATGATGTTTTAA